In a single window of the Bacillus mycoides genome:
- a CDS encoding MerR family transcriptional regulator, with protein sequence MLLNQRFTIGEMAKMHNIAESTLRYYDEKGIFHPSIVDPQTNYRYYTIDQFSLLDTIKFLRQLNIPLKEIKKYIDERNPSYALNLLEKQQEMMLKKQREIEYALAKMEHKIHLMKKATKSEANQIIYKKIPKRKITAIAVAPNTTDDMFEYYIHSLQKNMKQIDNSLFSGDIGVTVSKKALMQNEFQAYNSVFILLDYMPFEAHTSDEIKEGIFACSYHHGPYEETDATYTELLKHIDNEGYEVCGDALELALIDWSVTENPKEQVTEIQIPVVKK encoded by the coding sequence ATGTTATTAAATCAACGTTTTACAATTGGGGAAATGGCGAAAATGCATAATATAGCGGAATCTACATTACGTTATTATGATGAAAAAGGGATTTTTCATCCGTCAATTGTTGACCCTCAAACCAATTATCGTTATTACACAATTGATCAGTTTTCACTATTAGATACGATTAAATTTTTACGCCAATTGAACATCCCGTTAAAGGAAATAAAGAAATATATTGATGAACGAAATCCATCTTATGCACTGAATTTACTTGAAAAACAACAAGAAATGATGCTGAAAAAACAAAGAGAAATCGAGTATGCTTTGGCAAAAATGGAACATAAAATCCATTTAATGAAGAAAGCGACGAAATCTGAAGCAAATCAAATTATTTATAAAAAGATACCGAAACGAAAAATTACAGCAATTGCAGTTGCACCAAATACAACGGATGATATGTTTGAATATTATATCCATTCGTTGCAAAAAAATATGAAGCAAATTGATAATAGTTTATTTTCAGGTGATATCGGTGTAACAGTTTCAAAAAAAGCATTAATGCAAAATGAGTTTCAAGCATATAACAGTGTGTTTATTTTATTGGATTACATGCCTTTTGAAGCGCATACTTCAGATGAAATAAAAGAAGGGATATTTGCCTGTTCTTATCACCATGGACCATATGAAGAAACAGACGCAACGTATACGGAATTATTAAAGCACATTGATAACGAAGGATATGAAGTGTGCGGAGATGCACTGGAACTTGCATTAATTGATTGGTCCGTAACAGAAAATCCGAAGGAGCAAGTAACGGAAATTCAAATACCTGTTGTTAAAAAATAG
- a CDS encoding LysE family transporter, producing the protein MFGAIIQQIVLGISLAAPVGPINIEMLKRGIERGFWHAWIVGIGGMTADILFMLLIYFGLSSVFMYTYVQAFMYCAGFFLLFYLGFQSVKQGISHSNMEYKQEEIGGLKQSFMAGFLIAISNPLNLVFWFGIYGSTLSSLLTKVTKQEAFLYSLCIIVGIILWNLNIAFSVHFGRTLLKKKELGYITAGAGIILVGYSIHFAYKALQLFI; encoded by the coding sequence ATGTTTGGAGCAATTATACAACAAATAGTATTAGGTATTTCATTAGCTGCACCTGTAGGTCCGATTAATATTGAAATGTTAAAACGAGGAATTGAACGTGGATTTTGGCATGCGTGGATTGTTGGAATCGGAGGAATGACTGCTGATATTTTGTTTATGCTGCTTATTTATTTTGGTTTATCTTCTGTGTTTATGTATACATATGTACAAGCTTTTATGTATTGCGCTGGTTTTTTCTTGTTGTTTTATTTAGGGTTTCAAAGTGTAAAACAAGGAATTTCTCACTCTAATATGGAATATAAACAAGAAGAGATAGGTGGACTTAAACAATCTTTTATGGCAGGATTTCTAATTGCGATATCCAATCCATTAAATCTCGTTTTTTGGTTTGGTATATATGGAAGTACACTTAGCTCGTTGCTTACAAAGGTAACGAAACAAGAAGCTTTTTTGTACAGTCTTTGTATTATTGTTGGTATTATTTTGTGGAATTTAAATATTGCTTTTTCTGTACATTTTGGAAGAACTTTATTAAAGAAAAAAGAACTTGGCTATATTACAGCCGGAGCAGGTATTATTTTAGTAGGATATTCTATCCATTTTGCATACAAAGCTTTACAGTTGTTCATATAA
- a CDS encoding aldose 1-epimerase family protein, translating into MTATIQNEKVIVSISDKGAELQSVRLKEDNTEYLWQGDSTYWGRRAPILFPIVGRLVDNTYYVDGKPYSLTQHGFARDLTFSVKEQSETNITYIVTSNEETLKKYPYEFELLVSYELDGQIVHVTYEVNNPTSKEMFFSIGAHPGFNFPLLEGESFTDYHLSFNGSERLETSVLEGPYLSSKKQLIAENTNELPLTYDLFKNDALIFENMNTDEISIRSHKHNKFVKVEFDGFPFVGVWTPGENAPFLCIEPWYGIADEVNPAKDFKEKKGIQSLQTNETFTCRYSITIG; encoded by the coding sequence ATGACAGCAACAATTCAAAATGAAAAAGTGATCGTTTCCATTTCTGACAAAGGTGCAGAATTACAAAGCGTTCGCTTAAAAGAAGATAACACTGAATACTTATGGCAAGGCGATTCTACTTATTGGGGGCGCCGCGCACCAATTTTATTCCCAATTGTCGGCCGATTAGTAGATAATACATACTACGTAGATGGTAAACCATATTCTTTAACACAACACGGCTTTGCTCGTGATCTTACATTCTCTGTAAAAGAACAAAGTGAAACGAATATTACTTATATTGTTACTAGTAATGAAGAAACATTAAAAAAATACCCATACGAATTCGAATTACTCGTTTCTTATGAGCTAGATGGACAAATCGTTCATGTAACATATGAAGTAAATAACCCTACTTCAAAAGAGATGTTTTTCTCAATCGGAGCACATCCTGGTTTCAACTTCCCCTTATTAGAGGGCGAATCATTTACAGATTATCATTTATCATTTAATGGTTCTGAACGCTTAGAAACAAGCGTATTAGAAGGACCTTATCTTTCAAGTAAAAAGCAATTAATCGCTGAAAATACGAATGAATTACCACTTACATACGATTTATTCAAAAATGATGCACTTATTTTTGAAAATATGAATACGGATGAAATCTCTATTCGTTCTCATAAACATAATAAATTTGTAAAAGTAGAATTTGACGGATTCCCATTTGTGGGTGTATGGACACCAGGCGAGAACGCACCTTTCTTATGTATTGAACCTTGGTACGGGATTGCTGATGAAGTAAATCCGGCAAAAGATTTCAAGGAAAAAAAAGGAATTCAATCTTTACAAACGAATGAAACATTTACATGTCGTTATAGTATTACAATCGGCTAA
- a CDS encoding QueT transporter family protein yields MNIRTLVGNGILAALYIAVSMLIQPFGFTSVQFRISEMFNHLVVFNKKAIYGIVLGVFLTNLFFSPMIAYDLVFGVGQSILALLATIISMRFIKGVWARMIFNTVIFTVTMFMIAIELHLAFDLPFLLTWLTCAVGEFVVMAIGMPVMYWINKRVQFERFMQ; encoded by the coding sequence ATGAATATAAGGACATTAGTCGGTAATGGTATTTTAGCGGCATTATATATTGCTGTTTCTATGCTTATTCAGCCATTTGGCTTTACCAGTGTACAGTTTCGTATTTCAGAGATGTTTAATCATCTCGTTGTATTCAATAAGAAAGCAATTTACGGGATTGTATTAGGGGTATTTTTAACGAATCTCTTTTTCTCACCTATGATCGCTTATGATTTAGTATTTGGAGTAGGGCAATCCATTCTTGCATTACTTGCAACTATTATTTCTATGCGCTTCATTAAAGGTGTTTGGGCTCGTATGATTTTTAATACAGTTATTTTTACAGTCACAATGTTTATGATTGCAATTGAACTTCATCTTGCGTTTGATCTGCCATTTTTATTGACATGGCTAACTTGTGCAGTTGGTGAATTTGTTGTAATGGCAATTGGTATGCCTGTAATGTACTGGATTAATAAGCGAGTGCAATTTGAAAGATTTATGCAATAG
- a CDS encoding ribonuclease H family protein, whose translation MKYKIHWLYKTKRGLQTELTTDYMNIEEVLQFAEDFEKTGRVKELLFFDEMDAEWSLKEMKKLSKQVEEDPQEIQVYFDGGYDVQTKEAGVGICVYYKKGNTNYRIRRNAYIEGIYDNNEAEYAALLYGMNTLEELGIKYEAVTLRGDSQVVLQQLAGEWPCYDEHLNHYLDQIEQKAKQMKLKLICEPISRKQNKEAHQLAAQALEGTTIDSHKEITE comes from the coding sequence ATGAAATATAAAATACATTGGTTGTATAAAACGAAGCGTGGTTTACAAACTGAATTAACAACAGATTATATGAACATAGAAGAAGTGCTTCAATTTGCGGAGGATTTTGAGAAAACAGGTAGGGTGAAAGAACTTTTATTTTTCGATGAAATGGACGCGGAATGGTCATTAAAAGAAATGAAAAAACTGAGTAAGCAAGTGGAGGAAGATCCGCAAGAAATTCAAGTTTATTTTGATGGTGGTTATGATGTACAGACGAAAGAAGCTGGGGTTGGTATATGTGTATACTATAAAAAAGGAAATACAAATTACCGAATTCGTCGCAATGCATACATAGAAGGCATATATGATAATAACGAAGCGGAGTATGCAGCATTATTATACGGGATGAATACACTCGAGGAATTAGGAATTAAATATGAAGCAGTTACACTTCGTGGAGATTCTCAAGTTGTACTGCAGCAATTAGCTGGTGAATGGCCTTGCTATGATGAACATTTAAATCATTACTTAGATCAAATTGAACAAAAAGCGAAGCAAATGAAATTAAAACTTATTTGTGAACCGATATCTAGAAAACAAAATAAAGAGGCACATCAATTAGCAGCGCAAGCATTAGAAGGGACGACAATTGATAGTCATAAAGAAATAACCGAATAG
- a CDS encoding DUF3986 family protein — protein sequence MEKYDPNKHYHIGYYEDGYDLEVTAYKRINEPIWDAYIPHYEVDDFYKKVEEMKLGEYIDDYGIKVYSFSNDIDDEEARTMFENWLKMNGIV from the coding sequence ATGGAGAAATATGATCCTAACAAACATTATCACATCGGATATTATGAAGATGGATATGATTTAGAAGTGACAGCGTATAAAAGAATAAATGAACCAATCTGGGATGCCTATATTCCACACTATGAGGTAGATGATTTTTACAAAAAAGTGGAGGAAATGAAGCTAGGTGAATATATAGATGATTATGGCATTAAGGTGTATTCATTTAGTAATGATATCGATGATGAAGAAGCGCGAACTATGTTTGAAAACTGGTTAAAAATGAATGGAATTGTTTAA
- a CDS encoding YqcI/YcgG family protein, whose protein sequence is MDESYLLDNEGMKNRVDIPNWVAKEFHDFSSVVLEPTFPCYFGLTALKKNELRYSFLSHNDWSHLPNTMLTFLELMKERPIVRRGFFLFVEPECEEKSIEYYRDYFWKVLQYLHEQDNQLWPKQIPKNPDHHLWEFSFGGEPIFAFGNAPAYKQRKTRHLGNSLVIGFQPRTIFDGLEGDRPKGSYSRQMVRERVEKWDQLPKHPNISHYGDPNHREWKQYFIGDDIEPIKGKCPFHHRVEK, encoded by the coding sequence ATGGATGAGTCTTATTTATTAGATAATGAAGGGATGAAAAATAGAGTCGACATACCGAATTGGGTTGCAAAAGAATTTCATGATTTTTCGAGTGTCGTGTTAGAACCAACCTTCCCGTGTTATTTCGGTTTAACAGCTTTGAAGAAGAATGAACTTCGTTATTCATTTCTCTCTCATAATGATTGGAGTCATTTGCCCAATACAATGTTAACTTTTTTGGAGCTAATGAAAGAGCGGCCGATTGTAAGAAGAGGATTTTTTCTTTTTGTGGAACCGGAATGTGAAGAAAAATCAATCGAATATTATCGAGATTATTTTTGGAAAGTACTACAATATTTGCATGAACAAGATAATCAATTATGGCCAAAGCAAATCCCGAAAAATCCAGACCATCATTTATGGGAATTTTCATTTGGTGGTGAACCAATATTTGCATTTGGGAATGCGCCAGCTTATAAACAGCGAAAGACTAGGCATTTAGGAAATTCTCTCGTTATTGGATTCCAGCCACGAACTATTTTCGATGGATTAGAAGGAGATCGTCCTAAAGGGTCGTATTCAAGACAAATGGTCCGTGAACGAGTTGAAAAGTGGGATCAGTTGCCGAAGCACCCTAACATTAGTCACTACGGTGATCCTAATCATCGTGAATGGAAACAATATTTCATAGGGGATGATATTGAGCCGATTAAAGGTAAATGTCCTTTTCATCATAGGGTAGAGAAATAA
- the cspB gene encoding cold shock-like protein CspB, translating into MQGKVKWFNNEKGFGFIEMEGSEDVFVHFSAIQSDGYKALEEGQEVSFDITEGNRGPQAANVAKL; encoded by the coding sequence ATGCAAGGAAAAGTAAAATGGTTTAACAATGAAAAAGGTTTTGGATTTATCGAAATGGAAGGCTCTGAAGATGTATTCGTACATTTCTCTGCTATTCAAAGCGACGGCTACAAAGCTTTAGAGGAAGGTCAAGAAGTATCTTTCGACATTACTGAAGGAAACCGTGGACCTCAAGCTGCTAACGTGGCAAAACTTTAA
- a CDS encoding aspartate aminotransferase family protein, with the protein MKTKQTDELLAKDEQYVWHGMRPFSPSSTMVGAKAEGCWVEDIQGKRYLDGMSGLWCVNSGYGRKELAEAAYKQLQTLSYFPMSQSHEPAIKLAEKLNEWLGGEYVIFFSNSGSEANETAFKIARQYYAQKGEPHRYKFMSRYRGYHGNTMATMAATGQAQRRYQYEPFASGFLHVTPPDCYRMPEMESQNIYDVECVKEVDRVMTWELSETIAAFIMEPIITGGGILMPPQDYMKAIHETCQKHGALLISDEVICGFGRTGKAFGFMNYDVKPDIVTMAKGITSAYLPLSATAVKKEIYEAFKGTGEYEFFRHINTFGGNPAACALALKNLEIMENENLIERSAQMGSLLLNQLKEEIGAHPLVGNIRGKGLLVGIELVNDKATKEPIDNDKIASVVNACKEKGLIIGRNGMTTAGYNNVLTLAPPLVISGEEIAFIVGTLKTAMERI; encoded by the coding sequence ATGAAGACAAAGCAAACCGATGAATTATTAGCAAAAGATGAGCAATATGTTTGGCACGGAATGCGTCCCTTTAGTCCAAGTAGTACAATGGTAGGGGCAAAAGCAGAAGGGTGCTGGGTTGAAGATATACAAGGAAAAAGATACTTAGATGGTATGAGTGGTCTTTGGTGTGTGAATAGCGGATATGGAAGAAAAGAGCTTGCAGAGGCAGCTTATAAGCAATTGCAAACATTATCATATTTTCCGATGTCACAATCACATGAACCAGCAATTAAGCTCGCTGAAAAGTTAAACGAGTGGCTTGGTGGAGAGTATGTTATTTTCTTCTCTAATAGTGGATCAGAAGCGAATGAAACCGCTTTTAAAATAGCAAGACAATATTATGCTCAAAAAGGTGAACCGCATCGTTACAAATTTATGTCACGTTATCGTGGTTATCACGGAAACACAATGGCGACGATGGCAGCGACTGGACAAGCACAGCGTAGATACCAATATGAGCCATTTGCTTCAGGTTTTTTACACGTAACGCCCCCAGATTGTTACCGCATGCCAGAAATGGAATCACAAAATATTTATGATGTAGAGTGTGTGAAAGAAGTAGATCGTGTTATGACATGGGAATTAAGTGAAACGATAGCAGCATTTATTATGGAGCCAATTATTACAGGCGGAGGTATTTTAATGCCACCACAAGACTATATGAAAGCAATTCACGAAACATGTCAAAAACACGGAGCACTACTTATAAGTGATGAAGTTATTTGTGGTTTCGGGCGTACAGGAAAAGCATTTGGGTTTATGAACTATGACGTTAAGCCTGATATCGTTACGATGGCAAAAGGTATTACGAGCGCATATTTACCATTATCAGCAACAGCTGTAAAAAAAGAAATTTATGAGGCATTTAAAGGAACAGGAGAATATGAATTCTTCCGCCATATTAATACATTTGGTGGAAATCCAGCGGCTTGTGCATTAGCGCTTAAAAACTTAGAGATTATGGAAAATGAAAATTTAATTGAGCGCTCTGCACAAATGGGTTCACTTTTATTAAATCAATTAAAAGAAGAAATTGGGGCACATCCGCTTGTTGGAAATATTAGAGGGAAAGGGTTATTAGTTGGAATCGAACTAGTAAATGATAAAGCGACGAAAGAACCAATTGATAATGACAAAATTGCAAGTGTTGTAAATGCTTGTAAAGAAAAAGGGCTCATTATCGGACGCAATGGTATGACAACAGCAGGGTATAATAATGTATTAACATTAGCGCCACCGCTCGTTATTTCAGGTGAAGAAATTGCTTTTATTGTCGGAACGTTGAAGACAGCGATGGAACGTATTTAA
- a CDS encoding solute symporter family protein gives MNTTAFALFLIIVLGTLVITYFASKKTKNASEFYTAGGGLTGWQNGLAIAGDYMSAASFLGIAGAIALTGFDGFFYSIGFLVAYLVVLYLVAEPLRNLGKYTLADMIAARFDAKKVRGIAALNTMTISIFYMIAQLVGAGALIKLLLGIEYTTSVLIVGTLMTVYVIFGGMTATSWVQIVKAVLLMAGTFIISVIVFSKFNFSVTEMFAHMKTATPLKDSFLNPGVKYKDGLDTLSLNLGLVLGTAGLPHILVRFFTVRDAKTARQSVVYATWLIGAFYIMTIFLGFGAAAFVGNEAIIKANPAGNMAAPLLAKALGGDFLFAFVSAIAFATILAVVAGLVLTAASAFAHDFYNEIIRKGKSTEKEQVSMARYASIGVAIVSIILALFAQTLNVAFLVSLAFAVAASANLPVILFTIYWQRFNTTGAISGMIVGLVSAIVLVALSPNVWNPVAGKAIFVGEAIFPYTTPGIISIPLGFLAAYLGTVFSSKKEDAAKFDEILVKSNTGHGISDASSH, from the coding sequence TTGAATACTACTGCGTTTGCACTATTTTTAATTATTGTTCTTGGTACGCTCGTCATAACCTATTTTGCATCAAAAAAAACGAAAAATGCGAGTGAATTTTATACGGCTGGAGGGGGATTAACTGGCTGGCAAAATGGTCTGGCTATTGCTGGGGATTACATGTCTGCTGCGTCATTTCTTGGTATAGCCGGAGCGATAGCGTTAACTGGGTTTGATGGGTTCTTTTATAGTATCGGCTTTTTAGTTGCTTATTTAGTTGTTCTATATCTTGTCGCAGAACCGCTTAGAAATTTAGGGAAGTACACGTTAGCGGATATGATTGCGGCACGTTTTGATGCGAAAAAAGTTCGTGGTATAGCAGCGCTTAATACGATGACGATTTCAATTTTTTATATGATTGCACAATTAGTTGGTGCGGGTGCACTTATTAAACTATTATTAGGTATTGAATATACAACATCTGTATTAATCGTAGGTACACTTATGACTGTGTATGTTATTTTTGGAGGAATGACAGCTACGAGCTGGGTTCAAATTGTAAAGGCTGTACTACTTATGGCAGGGACATTTATTATTTCTGTTATCGTTTTCTCCAAATTTAATTTCAGTGTGACTGAAATGTTCGCTCACATGAAAACAGCTACTCCATTAAAAGATTCGTTTTTAAATCCAGGAGTAAAGTATAAGGATGGTCTTGATACACTTTCTTTAAATTTAGGACTAGTCCTTGGTACAGCGGGATTACCACATATTCTTGTCCGCTTTTTTACAGTACGTGATGCAAAAACTGCACGTCAATCTGTTGTATATGCGACGTGGTTAATTGGCGCGTTTTATATTATGACAATTTTCTTAGGGTTTGGAGCAGCAGCGTTTGTAGGAAATGAGGCGATTATTAAAGCAAACCCTGCTGGTAATATGGCAGCACCTTTATTAGCAAAAGCATTAGGCGGAGATTTCTTATTTGCTTTCGTATCAGCAATTGCTTTTGCAACTATTTTAGCTGTAGTAGCAGGACTTGTGTTAACAGCAGCATCAGCATTCGCGCATGATTTTTATAATGAGATTATCCGTAAAGGAAAATCAACGGAAAAAGAGCAAGTGTCAATGGCTCGTTATGCGTCTATTGGAGTAGCGATAGTATCTATTATACTTGCTTTATTTGCTCAAACATTAAACGTAGCATTTTTAGTATCACTAGCATTTGCGGTTGCAGCGAGTGCAAATTTACCGGTTATATTATTTACAATCTATTGGCAGCGTTTTAATACAACAGGAGCAATTTCTGGTATGATTGTTGGTCTTGTATCAGCGATTGTTCTTGTAGCGTTAAGTCCAAATGTTTGGAACCCAGTAGCTGGAAAAGCTATTTTTGTTGGAGAAGCAATATTCCCATATACGACACCTGGAATTATTTCGATCCCGCTCGGGTTTCTTGCAGCATATTTAGGAACTGTTTTCTCTAGTAAGAAAGAAGATGCAGCGAAATTTGATGAAATTCTTGTGAAATCTAATACTGGTCATGGTATTAGTGATGCATCTTCGCATTAA
- a CDS encoding DUF2564 family protein encodes MGSHVNDFEEVKFRVETAQKMVGSATISMDPDTLEHATTAVESARSQLEIMKSVATDLDEPFLMNEEKKLSKCEHQLHEAKH; translated from the coding sequence ATGGGGTCACATGTAAATGATTTTGAAGAAGTAAAATTCCGTGTAGAAACTGCACAAAAAATGGTAGGTTCTGCAACAATTTCAATGGATCCAGACACATTAGAGCATGCCACTACTGCAGTAGAATCGGCTCGTTCTCAGCTTGAAATCATGAAATCCGTTGCAACGGATTTAGATGAGCCATTTCTAATGAATGAAGAAAAAAAATTAAGTAAATGCGAGCATCAATTACATGAAGCGAAGCACTAA
- a CDS encoding sterol desaturase family protein encodes MKRVVKEFFLQHDIVIMYSVLLIFIIILKMQFFTWIGMLACMFGIVFYTFNEYMTHRFLFHLKPPKNAFLLKMLRRLHYDHHVYPDDLKLLFLPVWFSIPSFTIYLLITYGITKSVTVTLSFGIGMIIMLLVYEWKHYIAHKPIRPFTKFGRWLKKQHILHHYKNEKFWFGVSNPVFDFIFRTLKDGKDVELSETARNLEKETKKEVVR; translated from the coding sequence ATGAAGAGAGTGGTGAAAGAGTTTTTTTTACAACATGATATTGTTATTATGTATAGTGTTCTATTAATTTTTATTATTATTTTAAAAATGCAATTTTTTACATGGATTGGTATGTTAGCGTGTATGTTTGGGATTGTTTTTTATACGTTTAACGAATATATGACACACCGTTTTTTATTCCATTTAAAGCCGCCTAAAAACGCATTTTTATTAAAAATGTTAAGAAGATTACATTATGATCATCACGTATATCCAGATGATTTAAAACTTTTATTTTTGCCTGTATGGTTTAGTATACCTAGCTTTACTATATATTTACTTATAACGTATGGTATTACAAAAAGTGTTACTGTTACACTTTCATTCGGAATCGGAATGATTATCATGCTCCTCGTTTATGAATGGAAACATTATATTGCACATAAACCGATTCGTCCCTTCACTAAGTTTGGAAGATGGCTAAAAAAACAGCACATATTACACCATTATAAAAATGAAAAGTTTTGGTTCGGAGTTTCAAATCCAGTATTCGATTTTATATTTAGAACACTTAAAGATGGAAAAGACGTTGAATTAAGTGAAACAGCTCGTAATTTAGAAAAGGAGACAAAGAAAGAAGTAGTGCGATAA
- a CDS encoding zinc-finger domain-containing protein has product MKKKQLITEVNDLLETYCGGCFLQEHNRKNHSKYYAHSFCIRQCTVGEKLKKYGEQLS; this is encoded by the coding sequence GTGAAGAAGAAGCAACTCATTACAGAGGTAAATGACTTATTAGAAACGTATTGCGGAGGGTGTTTCCTGCAGGAACATAATCGGAAAAATCATAGTAAATACTATGCCCATTCTTTTTGTATACGGCAATGTACGGTTGGAGAGAAGTTGAAAAAGTATGGGGAGCAATTGTCATAA
- a CDS encoding cation:proton antiporter: MEFEFFFQIALILLSTKLAGDLSVRLGQPSVLGKLIVGIVIGPAIFGWIENSELLTQLSNVGVILLMFMAGLETDLEELNANRNSSLAVALGGIVLPFVGGYVAGLVVGMEQGNAVFLGLLLCATSVSISVQTLRDLGKMKTRESTTMLGAAVFDDILVVILLAFAMSFLGTDDVNLTMIILKKVVFFASIILIGWKGVPAIMRWLSPLRVSESIVSAALIICFSFAYFGELLGIAGIIGAFAAGIAISQTNYKHEVEKKVEPIAYAMFVPVFFVSIGMNITFDGIGDQIWFILALTVIAVFTKLIGCGFGARITGFDAKSSAIIGAGMVSRGEVALIIAGTGLSSGLLAQDYFTAIVIVVILTTMITPPMLKYTFGAKDKAMKASK; encoded by the coding sequence ATGGAATTCGAATTTTTCTTTCAGATTGCACTTATTTTATTAAGTACAAAGCTCGCTGGTGACCTTAGTGTTAGATTAGGTCAACCTTCTGTACTCGGTAAATTAATTGTTGGTATCGTTATCGGTCCAGCTATATTCGGATGGATTGAAAATTCAGAGCTTCTAACACAATTAAGTAATGTCGGAGTTATTCTTTTAATGTTTATGGCAGGACTTGAAACAGACTTAGAAGAATTAAACGCAAATCGTAATTCTTCTTTAGCTGTTGCACTTGGAGGTATCGTTCTTCCATTCGTAGGTGGTTACGTTGCCGGTCTTGTTGTCGGTATGGAACAAGGGAATGCTGTCTTTTTAGGATTACTTCTATGTGCAACAAGTGTTAGTATTTCCGTTCAAACACTTCGTGATTTAGGTAAAATGAAAACACGTGAAAGTACGACGATGCTTGGAGCCGCTGTATTTGATGACATTCTTGTTGTTATTTTATTAGCATTTGCAATGAGCTTCTTAGGCACAGATGACGTTAACTTAACAATGATTATCTTGAAGAAAGTAGTATTCTTTGCTTCTATCATTTTAATTGGTTGGAAAGGTGTTCCAGCAATCATGCGTTGGTTATCACCGCTTCGCGTATCTGAGTCTATCGTTAGTGCTGCGCTTATCATCTGTTTCTCATTCGCATACTTCGGCGAACTATTAGGAATTGCTGGTATTATCGGTGCTTTCGCAGCTGGTATCGCTATTTCTCAAACGAACTACAAACATGAAGTAGAAAAGAAAGTAGAACCAATTGCTTACGCTATGTTCGTTCCAGTATTCTTTGTTAGTATCGGTATGAATATTACATTTGACGGTATTGGCGATCAAATTTGGTTCATCTTAGCATTAACAGTTATCGCTGTATTCACAAAACTAATCGGTTGTGGATTCGGTGCACGAATCACTGGATTTGATGCAAAGTCTTCTGCAATTATCGGTGCTGGTATGGTTTCTCGTGGTGAAGTTGCACTTATCATCGCAGGAACAGGACTTTCTTCTGGCCTATTAGCACAAGATTACTTTACAGCTATCGTTATTGTCGTTATTTTAACTACAATGATTACACCACCAATGTTAAAATACACTTTTGGTGCAAAAGATAAAGCAATGAAAGCAAGTAAATAA
- a CDS encoding DUF485 domain-containing protein, with protein sequence MKRDDTSARKLKNEVNYTEVVQSEEFQLLLNTKKKFIIPMSIFFLSFFIALPILTSYSKVLNTPAFGDVTWAWVFAFAQFIMTWSLCMIYSKKAESFDEISQKILQDMQKGRG encoded by the coding sequence ATGAAACGAGATGATACGTCAGCACGTAAGTTAAAAAATGAGGTGAATTATACAGAAGTTGTTCAGTCTGAAGAGTTTCAATTGTTATTAAATACGAAAAAGAAGTTTATCATTCCGATGAGTATTTTCTTTTTAAGTTTTTTTATAGCACTACCTATTTTAACATCGTATTCAAAGGTGCTTAATACACCGGCGTTTGGTGATGTGACATGGGCATGGGTATTTGCTTTTGCGCAATTTATTATGACATGGTCATTATGTATGATTTACAGTAAGAAAGCCGAATCCTTTGATGAAATTTCGCAAAAAATTCTGCAAGATATGCAAAAAGGGAGGGGCTGA